In Deferribacterota bacterium, a genomic segment contains:
- a CDS encoding radical SAM protein, translated as MKHKILPIFLPFIGCKKICIYCNQNNITGINESNLIKCVEEQLKKHLDLNIRWNEVAFYGGTFTALPLELQVQLLRIINNKLPKLSIRISTKPNCINKIILDTLQSYNVKTIELGIQSLSNDVLKNNNRDYTEYEVIQSINELKRYPFILGAQLMCGLFSEKKEDFIYTVDKLACQPIKYIRIYPLIVLKNTQLEEFYNKRLYKPLEFNDAIAYTAYSFIKFTKNNKIVIRMGLHITDSLKKSVVSGPLSEGFGDIVKIYILFMYLQRGNKISIGDYDKSLIYGYNKFLYNNFKPLIVIDNKKSKINWLTICQVLYHENNEWIFEKQKNNFAEKFLY; from the coding sequence ATGAAACATAAAATTCTACCAATCTTTTTACCCTTTATTGGATGTAAAAAAATCTGTATATATTGTAATCAAAATAATATAACTGGTATTAATGAATCAAATTTAATAAAATGTGTTGAGGAGCAGCTAAAAAAACACCTTGATCTAAATATCCGCTGGAATGAAGTAGCTTTTTATGGGGGTACATTCACTGCCCTACCATTAGAATTGCAAGTTCAATTATTACGCATTATAAATAACAAATTGCCAAAACTATCTATAAGGATATCTACAAAACCAAACTGTATAAATAAAATTATATTAGATACTCTACAAAGTTATAATGTAAAAACTATTGAACTAGGAATCCAATCCCTATCAAATGATGTGTTAAAAAATAATAATAGGGATTATACAGAATATGAGGTAATTCAAAGTATTAATGAATTAAAGAGATATCCCTTTATATTGGGTGCACAACTTATGTGCGGTCTCTTTAGTGAGAAAAAAGAGGATTTCATCTATACAGTAGATAAACTTGCCTGCCAACCAATAAAATATATAAGAATCTATCCACTAATAGTTTTAAAAAACACGCAATTAGAAGAATTTTATAACAAAAGACTATACAAACCTCTAGAATTCAATGATGCAATAGCATATACAGCTTACAGTTTTATAAAATTCACAAAAAATAATAAAATAGTTATAAGAATGGGTCTACATATAACAGATAGTTTAAAGAAATCAGTAGTTAGTGGTCCATTATCTGAAGGTTTTGGTGATATAGTAAAAATATATATTTTATTCATGTATTTACAAAGAGGAAACAAAATTTCAATAGGAGATTACGATAAATCCCTTATTTATGGTTATAATAAATTCCTTTACAATAATTTTAAACCCCTTATTGTAATAGATAATAAAAAAAGTAAAATTAATTGGCTAACAATATGCCAAGTGCTTTATCATGAGAATAACGAGTGGATTTTTGAAAAACAGAAAAATAACTTTGCCGAAAAATTCCTCTATTAG
- the coaD gene encoding pantetheine-phosphate adenylyltransferase yields the protein MDILYPGTFDPITNGHLDVIERASKIFKKIIVAVAKSYNKKPMFSLELRESFIKESIKDLNNVEVRSFDCLLVDYLKKTGVHNILRSLRVASDFEYELQLALMNRKLDEQCETVFLMPNQNYIFLSSSMIREIAMLGGDIECFVPKPVYDYITRNFKAYK from the coding sequence ATGGATATTCTATACCCAGGGACATTTGATCCAATAACAAATGGCCACTTAGATGTTATAGAAAGAGCTTCAAAAATATTTAAAAAAATAATAGTGGCTGTAGCAAAGAGTTATAATAAAAAACCTATGTTTTCATTAGAGTTAAGGGAGAGCTTTATCAAAGAATCTATTAAAGATTTAAATAATGTAGAAGTCCGCTCTTTTGATTGCCTATTAGTTGATTACTTAAAAAAAACTGGTGTGCACAATATCTTAAGAAGCTTAAGAGTAGCCTCTGATTTTGAATATGAACTACAGCTTGCTCTAATGAATAGAAAACTTGACGAACAATGTGAAACAGTATTCCTAATGCCAAATCAAAACTACATATTTCTCAGCTCAAGCATGATTCGGGAGATAGCAATGCTTGGAGGTGATATAGAATGCTTCGTACCAAAACCTGTATATGATTATA
- the rsmD gene encoding 16S rRNA (guanine(966)-N(2))-methyltransferase RsmD, with product MKNRKITLPKNSSIRPTTDIVRMAIFSIIYKKIYNAVIFDLFAGSGILGLEALSRGASFCHFLDIDCRYLKKNITLVSSSKYNIINGDFFRIASKIKQGADIIFIDPPYGKYKSKNILETIATNKLIKYNGLIVYEERKDNDIMINSDLFKIIKERVYGDTKITFIEVQNGYSIPRDI from the coding sequence TTGAAAAACAGAAAAATAACTTTGCCGAAAAATTCCTCTATTAGACCGACAACAGATATTGTTAGGATGGCAATCTTTTCAATTATATATAAAAAAATATACAATGCCGTTATATTTGATCTCTTTGCTGGCAGTGGTATCTTGGGTTTAGAAGCTCTCAGCAGAGGCGCATCATTTTGTCATTTTCTTGATATTGATTGTAGATACCTTAAAAAAAACATAACATTAGTTAGTAGTAGTAAATATAATATAATAAATGGTGATTTTTTTAGAATTGCAAGTAAAATAAAGCAGGGTGCAGATATTATATTTATAGATCCCCCTTATGGAAAATACAAAAGTAAAAACATCTTAGAAACTATTGCAACAAATAAATTGATTAAATATAATGGATTAATTGTGTACGAAGAAAGAAAGGACAACGATATAATGATAAATAGTGATTTATTTAAGATTATAAAAGAGAGGGTTTACGGGGATACAAAAATTACATTTATAGAGGTTCAAAATGGATATTCTATACCCAGGGACATTTGA